Proteins found in one Rhinolophus ferrumequinum isolate MPI-CBG mRhiFer1 chromosome 9, mRhiFer1_v1.p, whole genome shotgun sequence genomic segment:
- the NR0B2 gene encoding nuclear receptor subfamily 0 group B member 2, which produces MSSSQPGTCPCQGAADRPAILYALLSPSLRARPSVPPARSHCLCRQHRPVRLRAPHRTCRQALDVLAKTVVFLRNLASFCQLPPQDQRQLLRGCWGPLFLIGLAQDTVTFEVAEAPVPSILKKILLEEPSSSNAGSGQMPDRPQPSLAAVQWLQCCLESFWSLELGPKEYAYLKGTILFNSDMPGLHASSHIWHLQQEAHQALFEVLEPWCPAGQGRLAHVLLTASSLKSIPHSLLGDLFFRPIIGDVDIAGLLEDMLLLSRPAPAQAEIRYSLGRSWQR; this is translated from the exons ATGAGCTCCAGTCAGCCGGGGACCTGCCCATGTCAGGGTGCTGCAGACCGCCCAGCCATTCTGTACGCACTCCTGAGCCCCAGCCTTAGGGCCAGGCCCTCTGTGCCCCCTGCCCGCAGCCACTGCCTGTGCAGGCAGCACCGGCCTGTCCGGCTGCGTGCTCCCCATCGCACCTGCAGGCAAGCCTTGGACGTTCTGGCCAAGACCGTGGTCTTCCTCAGGAACCTGGCATCCTTCTGCCAGCTGCCCCCCCAGGATCAGCGGCAGCTGCTGCGAGGCTGCTGGGGCCCCCTCTTCCTGATTGGGTTGGCCCAAGACACTGTGACCTTCGAGGTGGCGGAGGCCCCGGTTCCCAGCATACTCAAGAAGATCTTGCTGGAGGAGCCCAGCAGCAGCAATGCAGGCAGCGGCCAGATGCCGGATCGGCCCCAGCCCTCGCTAGCTGCGGTGCAGTGGCTTCAGTGCTGCCTGGAGTCTTTCTGGAGCCTGGAGCTGGGCCCCAAAGAATATGCCTATCTGAAAGGGACCATCCTCTTCAACTCTG ACATGCCAGGTCTCCATGCCTCCTCCCACATCTGGCACCTGCAACAGGAGGCTCATCAGGCACTGTTTGAGGTCCTGGAGCCCTGGTGCCCAGCAGGCCAAGGCCGGTTGGCCCATGTCCTCCTCACAGCCTCCTCCCTCAAGTCCATTCCACACAGCCTACTTGGGGACCTCTTCTTTCGTCCTATCATTGGAGATGTTGACATCGCTGGCCTCCTCGAGGACATGCTTTTGCTGAGCCGACCTGCTCCAGCCCAAGCAGAGATCAGGTATAGTTTGGGCAGAAGCTGGCAGCGCTGA